TCATGCTTTCGCATGGGAAGCAGAGGGGGAGTTCCGGTTTTTTCTGGTTGAATGCTGCTGAAATGCAAATCGATGTTCTTGGATCGGGCTGGGATGCGGAGAATGGGATTTCGAAGCTGCCCAAGAACCGGGTTGATACGCTTTGGATGAGTGAGGCTGGTGTTGTGGATGCGTTTTTCTTTGTTGGCCCTACTCCTAAGGATGTGCTGAAGCAGTACACTAGTGTAACGGGGATGCCGGCAATGCCACAATTGTTTTCGACAGCTTATCATCAGTGTAGGTGGAACTATAGGGACGAGGAGGATGTGGAGCATGTGGATTCTAAGTTTGATGAGTTTGATATACCTTATGATGTGTTGTGGCTTGACATCGAGCACACTGATGGGAAGAAGTATTTTACTTGGGACAATGTGCTGTTCCCTAACCCTGAGGAGATGCAGAGGAAGATTGCCGCGAAGGGCAGGCACATGGTTACCATCGTGGATCCTCATATTAAGCGCGACAATTCATTTCCTTTGCACAAGGAGGCAACTGAGAAGGGGTATTATGTTAAGGATTCTAATGGCAATGACTATGATGGATGGTGCTGGCCTGGCTCGTCTTCGTACCTCGATATGTTGAGCCCAGAGATTAGGTCTTGGTGGGGTGATAAGTTCTCTTATCAGAATTATGTTGGTTCAACTCCTTCACTCTATATATGGAACGACATGAACGAGCCTTCGGTCTTCAATGGTCCTGAGGTATGTGAGATATTTCAGGGGCGTACTTGCTATTTTGGTTTCATGGTTTTGATTATGTTCTGGATGTACTTATGCAATGTATTTCATGGTACATTGATGATTTCATGCATTTGGATTTAGGAAAAGGAATAGAATTCATATATTTGTAGGGAACTAACCACTGATCAATAAACCCATTTCATCATAATTATCTAAGCAATGCAATAATGATCATATGAGCCTCTAAATAGAAGACTGGTATTCCGCTTATATGCTAGGAAAATCAATAAGATTTTAAATAGTTCATGCACGCATAGACTGGCATATGTTATCTCTATAAGGCCAACAAAGATGATATGCATATATCACAACTCAATAGTATTAGAGGCCAATAGCTTCTTCCCAATTTTTATTCCACCACAATGCTTCGTATCATTTGTTGTTATGGCAATAAACTGTTAGTGTAGCTTCTGTAGCAAATTGCCTCAACTGGAAGAGGCTGGAGAATAAATACTAAATCTCCCTTGGTGATTGAGGAGTCAATCAATATATAGGATAATATTGGGGCTAAAATTATTGTAGAAAGTTTGATTCTGAGATATCCAACAATGTGGTCTAACTTGTTCTGCTATCTTATACAAGTATCTATGAATGTTCATTTCTCATGTCTATTTATAATGTTTTAAGATTTGTTGTCATTTGAAAAGTAGAGCATGGATCTATGGGTTCCATGTAATCCATATTTCCTGCTCCACTGTTCTTTTGTGACATGTCTATTGAGATTTTAATCTTATAATGTCCTCTTGGAGATATGCAAATCAAAGATGTGGTTGGTTGCTTTGTATCCAGGTGACAATGCCTAGAGATGCTTTACACATCGGAGGTGTGGAGCACCGTGAGGTGCACAATGCCTACGGATACTACTTCCACATGGCAACATCTGAAGGGCTGGTAAAACGTGGTGATGGGAAAGACAGGCCATTCGTTCTGTCGAGAGCATTATTCGCTGGAACTCAAAGGTATGGAGCAATTTGGACTGGGGACAACACTGCCGAGTGGGATCACCTAAGAGTTTCTGTTCCAATGGTTTTGACCCTTGGTCTTGCTGGGGTGTCATTCTCTGGTTGGTACCATCCTTCTCATGAagtattaattatttctatttatttCGGATATTTATTCTCAGTATTAGGTATTAGCACAATATGTCATTCAAATGATCATATCTCATGTATGTTATATAGGTGCTGATGTTGGTGGCTTTTTTGGGAATCCTGAGCCCGAATTATTAGTTCGGTGGTATCAGCTAGGAGCTTTCTATCCTTTCTTTAGGGCCCATGCTCATCATGATACCAAAAGACGAGAACCATGGTTGTTTGGGTAAGATTGCTTTACTTTAAGACTTTCTTTTTCTTAGGTAAAAGAAATCGTTTTCTTTTGGTAATTAGTAAGCAGCCTTACTTTTCTTTGATTACGAGCCATCCACTGCTGAAAATGAGTGAAATTCATATTAAATCATGCAATAACCTATTGAAGTGAAGTgactgatttatttatttatttttttttttgggggaaGTGACTACAAAAATATTATGTCACTTAAGTGAAATGACTACAAAAATATTCTGTCACTTTAGATTTATAAATGAATTGGAGCACACCATATGAAATATTACTAAATTGTTTCTAAAAGGGTATATATTAAATTAGGCTATCTGTACACTAGAAATAAAGTTCTCCACAGAAGTACTATCCCACTTTAGATGTAAATGAATTGGAGCTACATTGTATATCAAACTTCAAATCAGTATATTATAAATAGATGTCCACTAAAATTCACAACAACTCCCATTTGGCTTCATCTCCTGATCTCCCTAACTGGGTGATGCAAACATGAAGGGAGTTGATATGTAGCAATTCTGCCTAAATTTGTCATAATTCAATTGTCTCGATTATCAAATTGTGCCTGATATTGTGtgaaatctttttttaattttctcatatttatttttattttattttatttttttaaagaatgtCATCAAGACAGGGAAGTATAGTATTATAAGATGACAGCTTAAGAGATCCTCCTTACTAGAGTTAAACAAACAATTTCCCAACATTTCTGATTTGATTAATTTTGTTTGTCAACATTATGATTTAGTGATCCTCGTGTTATGCAGAGAACGAAATACAGAGTTGATTAGGGATGCAATACATGTTCGATATGCACTGCTTCCATATTACTATACATTATTCAGGGAGGCTAACACTACTGGTGTTCCTGTTATGCGTCCATTGTGGATGGAATTCCCATCTGAGGAAGCTACCTTCAGCAATGATGAAGCTTTCATGATTGGAAACAGTCTATTAGTGCAGGGGATATACACTGAggtgctttagttagtttttcagtAAAATCATTTGTTTCCTTCATTTTTGTGGTTCCTGACTGAAGATTTTACAATGCTTATGGATGGCAGCGAGCTAAACAAACTTCAGTGTATTTGCCTGGAAAAGAATCCTGGTATGACTTTAGAACCGGAAATGTATACAAGGGAGGGGCGACACACAAGTTGGCTGTTACAGAAGAGAGCATTCCTGTCTTCATGAGAGCTGGAACCATTATAACAAGGAAAGACCGATTTAGGAGAAGTTCCACTCAGATGACAAATGATCCTTATACTCTGGTATGTATTCAAGCTGATTTTCTGCAATTCTTGTTAATATGCTTGAATGCTTATACTTGGTCTTggactattgcttttctattcaaCAGGAACACTTTGAACATTGTATGCCATATTGCCATTGTGAGAAGATATTGCTGTGGAATATTTGAATGAGTTTAATGTAAAATGGTTTGCTACTCTTATCATGATAAAATTTCTGATGTTGTCTGACAGGTAATAGCTCTAAATAGTTCTCAAGCAGCCGAAGGTGAACTATACATTGATGATGGCAGcagctttaattttctgcaaGGTGCCTATATCCACAGGCGTTTCATTTTCAAAGATGGCAAGCTTACATCTTTAGACCTCGCACCTGCTTCCAGTGGCAATGCTCGGTATCCGGTAAACACTGTTATTGAGAGGATTATTCTGTTAGGACATGCTTCTGGTTCAAAGAATGCTCTGGTTGAACCTTCAAATCAGAAGGTTGATATTGAACTCGCCCCATTTTGGGTTCAAAGGAAAAACTCACCAGCAGTAATGACCATTCGCAAGCCTAATGTCCGTGTCACTGATGATTGGACTATAAAAATTTTGTGAATCAAAGTTTCTTTGAGGGAGGAATCTAATGCCCAATCATCAATCTTGGAGGGCAAAACCAAATTTGCCCTGTTTCTATAGCTATGTTTGTAGAAGTTGAGGCAAGAAAGGGAAACAAGTCAACAACATTCTTGAAGAATGTCTGCACCAAATTCAGTTTCCTTGTTTAATGACGTAGGATTTGGTAACTTTTTGAGACACCGTTGTTTTCTACGAGAATCAGTTTGATAAGGAAAATTTTTCATCCTCCGGAATGGTGCTCTCTTGAGAAAGCTGATGTGATCAATTTTATAACTTGGTTAGTTTAGGTTTATGCAAACTTAATCATCTATACTAAATGGATTTTCACTTcaaattttatttgttaaataGTTGACGTGACTTGAAAGTTGGGTATACATATAACGTATTAGCGCTGCCGAAATGTGCTAATTGAGGAAAAATATCAACATAACAAATGTTATATAGATAAAATGTGATCATTTCTAGGTTGATCAAGTTTTATTTGTGGTCAAATATTATTCATTTGTGAtatcaaataaaattttatttaattgtaaaatcacagaaaagaaaaactaaagtaTATATAACCATCTCTTTAAAATTTTTACGAACTTAAGAAATGTTGCAGCAGACCATATGCAATTTGGTGTATAAATATAAATAGATAATTCCCTTAGCACGTCTGCACGTGGCTATTACAAAATCAATAATGCTAGATGAAGAACCATTCTTGATTTCTTGTCCAATCATTGTACAACCAAGTTATAGAAAGTTTTCGTATTTAGTTTTACgaataaatagttattttttatcaTGAAAGATTGAGGCGCAAATAATATTGACAATTATAACTGATGTGGACCATAAACCCCGGCCCAAACAAACACAACGGTTACCAAGAGAGCTAGGAACCAGGTAACAAATCACTCAACAACAGAAGGAAGATTCTAAACACCAACCACGATGAGAACTGTAGGAAAGTCCGAGATATTGGTTATTTGGCACAACGGCTTCCCTATCTATTTAAACAACATCGGATTGACGGAAGAGATAAGCACTATACAGTACcacttcttcttttctctttgacTTTATCTTCGATTCATTTGAAATACTTCTTCTTACTTGAGCGTCAAAGATTCTTTTGCAGGTGTTCCACCCGCGGAGATTGGTAACCAGCCGACCTATACCTCGCCCCGACGAATAGCGGCACCGCGTATCTGAAATTATTTAAAGCTCGGATCGCCTATAGATCGGCCTGTGTAACCCGGACGGAACATTTGGCACCCACCGTGG
The DNA window shown above is from Arachis ipaensis cultivar K30076 chromosome B08, Araip1.1, whole genome shotgun sequence and carries:
- the LOC107613049 gene encoding probable glucan 1,3-alpha-glucosidase — protein: MKNKTQTLPLLFFLLFQFLFFNHVHSWKKEEFRTCHQTPFCKRARSRTSSTSTPLIATDVTISDGNLIAKLVAKSKQEETQQNTNPLLLSLSVYQNGVVRVTIDEDRSLNPPKSRFHVPDVVVSEFQSTKLWLQRVTQETLDGDDSPSSVVYVSDGFDAVLRHDPFEVFVRDKSNGNTRVVSMNSHGLFDFEQLKVKGEGDDWEESFRSHHDKRPYGPQSISFDVTFHGADFVYGIPEHATSLALKPTKGPGVEESEPYRLFNLDVFEYIHDSPFGLYGSVPFMLSHGKQRGSSGFFWLNAAEMQIDVLGSGWDAENGISKLPKNRVDTLWMSEAGVVDAFFFVGPTPKDVLKQYTSVTGMPAMPQLFSTAYHQCRWNYRDEEDVEHVDSKFDEFDIPYDVLWLDIEHTDGKKYFTWDNVLFPNPEEMQRKIAAKGRHMVTIVDPHIKRDNSFPLHKEATEKGYYVKDSNGNDYDGWCWPGSSSYLDMLSPEIRSWWGDKFSYQNYVGSTPSLYIWNDMNEPSVFNGPEVTMPRDALHIGGVEHREVHNAYGYYFHMATSEGLVKRGDGKDRPFVLSRALFAGTQRYGAIWTGDNTAEWDHLRVSVPMVLTLGLAGVSFSGADVGGFFGNPEPELLVRWYQLGAFYPFFRAHAHHDTKRREPWLFGERNTELIRDAIHVRYALLPYYYTLFREANTTGVPVMRPLWMEFPSEEATFSNDEAFMIGNSLLVQGIYTERAKQTSVYLPGKESWYDFRTGNVYKGGATHKLAVTEESIPVFMRAGTIITRKDRFRRSSTQMTNDPYTLVIALNSSQAAEGELYIDDGSSFNFLQGAYIHRRFIFKDGKLTSLDLAPASSGNARYPVNTVIERIILLGHASGSKNALVEPSNQKVDIELAPFWVQRKNSPAVMTIRKPNVRVTDDWTIKIL